Proteins from one Deinococcus sp. AB2017081 genomic window:
- a CDS encoding carbohydrate ABC transporter permease, with product MTSTPRRRSRRDEHRVGSAGARVTLRNTVAAYAFMLPFLILLMMFHTWPVFFGTYLGFTKYNIISPPEWVGLDNFRSLAQDEQFWSGLRNSLKYILVVPVIQVISILVALLVNRPLKGVTFFRTAYYVPAITSFAVAGLMWNWMYQQGGPVNAVLMSLGLMREDRGLLNNPATALLAVMFVTLWKGIGYYMVLYLAGLQNVSQELDDAATIDGATRWQVFWNVTIPGLRPTILVCSLLSTISAIKVFEEIYVMTQGGPAGSTYSALFYTYSKAFQDFQYGLAAAGGIIIAVISILFGLINFRITRGGKVDG from the coding sequence ATGACCTCCACCCCCCGGCGCCGGTCGCGCCGTGACGAGCACCGCGTGGGCAGCGCGGGAGCGCGGGTGACGCTGCGCAACACCGTGGCCGCCTACGCCTTCATGCTGCCGTTCCTGATCCTGCTGATGATGTTCCACACCTGGCCGGTGTTCTTCGGCACGTACCTGGGCTTCACGAAATACAACATCATCAGTCCGCCCGAGTGGGTGGGCCTCGACAACTTCCGGTCGCTGGCCCAAGACGAGCAGTTCTGGAGCGGTCTGCGCAACTCGCTGAAGTACATCCTGGTCGTGCCGGTCATCCAGGTGATCAGCATCCTGGTGGCGCTGCTGGTCAACCGCCCCCTCAAGGGCGTCACCTTCTTCCGCACGGCGTACTACGTGCCGGCCATCACCAGTTTCGCGGTGGCCGGCCTGATGTGGAACTGGATGTACCAGCAGGGCGGCCCGGTCAATGCGGTGCTGATGTCGCTGGGCCTGATGCGCGAGGATCGAGGCCTGCTGAACAATCCGGCGACCGCGCTGCTGGCCGTCATGTTCGTGACGCTGTGGAAGGGCATCGGCTACTACATGGTGCTGTATCTGGCCGGCCTCCAGAATGTCAGCCAGGAACTCGACGACGCCGCCACCATCGACGGCGCGACGCGCTGGCAGGTCTTCTGGAACGTGACCATTCCGGGCCTGCGCCCGACCATCCTGGTGTGCAGCCTGCTGTCCACCATCAGCGCCATCAAGGTGTTCGAGGAGATCTACGTCATGACCCAGGGCGGCCCGGCGGGCAGCACGTATTCGGCGCTGTTCTATACGTATTCCAAGGCCTTCCAGGACTTCCAGTACGGCCTGGCCGCTGCCGGAGGCATCATCATCGCAGTGATCAGCATCCTGTTCGGCCTGATCAACTTCCGGATCACCCGTGGGGGCAAGGTCGATGGCTGA